One window of the Marmota flaviventris isolate mMarFla1 chromosome 2, mMarFla1.hap1, whole genome shotgun sequence genome contains the following:
- the LOC114107942 gene encoding LOW QUALITY PROTEIN: nuclear envelope pore membrane protein POM 121C-like (The sequence of the model RefSeq protein was modified relative to this genomic sequence to represent the inferred CDS: inserted 1 base in 1 codon; deleted 2 bases in 1 codon; substituted 1 base at 1 genomic stop codon), whose translation MSLAAVTGEGERQRPPIASTQGLARGCXGLALLGLAVLLGLVLYLVRAGPLVAWLAVGATTVWWRLSREPRGPRAVPSSSFVRSQRTLLVSPLTNAAANGKLLEPWTLFKGLKPAELLLMGSYLDKPGSXSYLDKPGPPQPATAQEGRDLRERPVRRLPTRSSPPTPAAQRIPQRGYPSLPTPFHRPPRRSMHRDCGTLANPFVIAPPRHHPIQQAQYSMLGVLPTVCWNGCQKKAVLSVQNSKMVCSPGTVRIAPPDSRLTRRLIPGRLINSTLPSPSGNVPDSCAKENGLKEGKKRIAEEDDQLLVDGQENKRRRQDSSRSGQSPSVPLVANGGSTSSVPNPGSLKRVLPSQSSGEDSSKRSCTSRVRSLTSTCRVRCSGCNRITSSYSSTGGISRQQLWKRSGSISSPFSSPASSPERPAKKAREEEPRQHSSSSTPPVANKESQGERAVDTPTQKQQNSGASPSTPGSSRQRKRKIPLLPRLRNQLTLPSPPQLGYPITAEDFDLEKKASLQWLNKVLEDKTDVPPLKLVSEKPPDTQPSFTLPAANTTFSAASWPAVGTSLKKTQSVPGPSLPEPSSLKTPSLLDSLGSLPSGPLPETSSDSKPTATFLGLVPASSTAPVADTKSPPALQADTSTPSPMQGVLFGGMSNSETSDLSSPGALAMSSPTFKPIFAMAPKSESEGPLPSSLANLPTMTTSTTTSTFKPIFGDLGPPVAVPLPAPFSFKPTTAVTAAAAPAAPLFAGLATATSVVASTTTTTTTTTTTTTTTSVSTSAFGFGVTSVASTGSSTTSSMTSASQLFPFGVPPASVTSSARAMGSEFQFGRAPIMQTSTAVTTFGQSLPGAVQMATSSSSSSSSSSRRSTAGFCGFGGSLTTSALAATCQPTLTFSNTTTPAFNIPFGLSAKHPVAAYPVVIPQPKFGAANGQQQRSTKPSLTPSFGSPFPFGNSGAPAPSVAPVLTPMSAPAAALAQPAQPAFGSSAQTGFGLKTTASAFSVPASTKKAFGVVATTSGFRATTHTTSSGTSSSVFGSSTSSPFTFGGPVAPSVGLSVAAPDTNSTSGAFNFGPGQSGTTGTTTPFVGVLSQNALGIPSQGTPFAFNVASTSESKPVYGSISTPTFGRSTLTAGVGTAGNSLSFGVSSIPTQGFVGVGSFGSAGPSFSIGAGPKTPGARPRLQARRQHTRKK comes from the exons ATGTCTCTGGCGGCTGTGACTGGAGAAGGCGAGCGGCAGCGGCCCCCCATAGCTAGCACCCAGGGCTTGGCCCGGGGCT TGGGCCTCGCGCTGCTGGGCCTCGCGGTGCTGCTGGGCCTCGTGCTGTACCTGGTGCGTGCAGGACCGTTGGTAGCGTGGCTGGCCGTTGGCGCTACCACGGTCTGGTGGCGACTGAGCCGCGAGCCCCGTGGCCCGCGCGCCGTGCCGTCGTCGTCGTTCGTTCGCAGCCAGCGAACACTGCTCGTCTCGCCTCTGACCAACGCGGCAGCAAACGGAAAGCTCCTAGAGCCTTGGACTCTGTTCAAAGGACTCAAACCCGCTGAACTGCTCCTCATGGGCAGCTACCTGGATAAGCCCGGCTCATGA AGCTACCTGGATAAGCCCGGCCCTCCGCAGCCCGCCACCGCGCAGGAGGGCAGGGACCTGAGGGAGCGGCCTGTCCGCCGCCTGCCCACCCGCTCCTCGCCACCTACACCTGCGGCCCAGCGGATCCCGCAGCGCGGTTACCCCTCTCTCCCGACCCCTTTCCACCGACCCCCCAGGAGGTCTATGCATAGGGATTGTGGGACTTTAGCCAATCCCTTTGTGATAGCTCCTCCAAGACACCATCCAATTCAGCAGGCCCAGTATTCCATGCTAGGGGTACTGCCCACGGTGTGCTGGAATGGTTGTCAGAAGAAGGCTGTGCTTTCGGTTCAGAACTCAAAGATGGTGTGCAGCCCAGGGACTGTGAGGATTGCCCCTCCGGATAGCAGGTTAACTCGTCGTCTAATACCAGGGCGGTTAATCAACTCAACCCTGCCCTCACCATCTGGTAATGTCCCAGACTCATGTGCAAAAGAGAATGGTCTcaaagaggggaagaaaaggattGCGGAGGAAGACGACCAATTACTTGTTGATGGTCAGGAGAATAAGAGGAGACGCCAGGATAGCAGTAGGAGTGGACAGTCTCCATCTGTGCCCCTGGTGGCCAATGGAGGCTCCACTTCTTCTGTGCCTAACCCTGGGTCTCTGAAAAGAGTTCTCCCTTCCCAGAGCTCAGGAGAAGATTCGAGTAAGCGATCTTGTACCTCGCGGGTTCGCTCCCTGACAAGCACATGCCGCGTCCGTTGTTCCGGCTGCAATAGGATCACCAGTTCTTACAGTTCTACCGGAGGCATCTCTCGCCAGCAGCTGTGGAAGAGGAGTGGCTCCATTTCATCTCCCTTCTCTAGCCCAGCTTCCTCCCCAGAGAGGCCAGCCAAGAAAGCGAGAGAAGAGGAGCCACGTCAGCATTCCAGTTCTTCGACTCCTCCAGTGGCCAACAAGGAGTCCCAGGGAGAAAGGGCTGTGGACACTCCCACTCAGAAGCAGCAGAACTCGGGGGCTTCCCCATCTACACCCGGCAGCTCCAGACAACGGAAACGGAAGATTCCACTGCTGCCCAGGCTTCGGAACCAACTGACCTTGCCTTCACCACCTCAGCTTGGTTATCCCATCACGGCTGAGGACTTTGACCTGGAGAAGAAAGCTTCGCTCCAGTGGCTGAACAAGGTCTTAGAGGACAAGACTGATGTTCCTCCTCTGAAGTTGGTCAGTGAGAAGCCACCCGACACTCAGCCTTCTTTCACCCTGCCTGCTGCGAATACCACTTTCTCAGCAGCCTCCTGGCCAGCCGTAGGCACCAGCCTGAAGAAGACGCAGAGTGTCCCAGGGCCATCCCTCCCAGAACCTTCATCTCTGAAGACACCCAGTCTTCTGGACTCTCTTGGCTCTTTACCATCAGGGCCCCTGCCAGAAACCTCTTCAGACTCAAAACCCACAGCCACTTTTTTGGGACTGGTCCCTGCTTCCTCCACAGCACCAGTCGCTGACACCAAGTCACCTCCAGCCCTTCAGGCTGACACATCTACCCCCTCTCCCATGCAAGGAGTGCTGTTTGGTGGCATGTCAAACAGCGAGACCTCTGACCTTTCCTCCCCAGGTGCCCTAGCCATGTCTTCTCCCACCTTCAAGCCTATTTTTGCAATGGCACCTAAAAGTGAGAGTGAAGGCCCCTTGCCATCCAGTCTAGCCAACCTCCCCACGATGACCACCAGCACTACCACCTCAACTTTTAAGCCCATCTTTGGTGACCTAGGGCCACCTGTGGCTGTGCCCTTGCCTGCTCCCTTTTCCTTTAAGCCAACAACTGCTGTGACGGCTGCTGCAGCCCCAGCTGCCCCTCTGTTTGCTGGCCTGGCCACTGCCACCTCTGTCGTGgcttccaccaccaccactaccaccaccaccaccaccaccaccaccaccaccagtgTGTCCACATCTGCTTTTGGCTTTGGGGTCACCAGTGTGGCCAGTACTGGGAGCAGCACAACTAGCAGCATGACTTCCGCCTCTCAGCTCTTCCCCTTTGGGGTGCCCCCTGCTTCTGTCACCAGCTCTGCCAGGGCCATGGGCTCTGAATTCCAGTTTGGCAGGGCCCCCATCATGCAGACATCCACAGCAGTGACCACCTTTGGCCAGTCTCTGCCTGGTGCTGTTCAGATGGcaaccagcagcagcagcagcagcagcagcagcagcaggaggagcacTGCTGGCTTCTGTGGCTTCGGTGGCTCcctcacaacctcagccctggccGCCACCTGCCAGCCTACACTGACTTTCAGTAACACAACCACTCCTGCATTCAATATTCCCTTTGGCTTAAGTGCCAAGCACCCCGTCGCAGCATACCCAGTAGTCATCCCCCAGCCCAAATTTGGGGCTGCCAATGGGCAGCAGCAGAGGTCCACCAAGCCATCCCTAACCCCAAGCTTTGGCAGCCCTTTTCCTTTTGGGAACTCTGGGGCCCCTGCCCCATCTGTAGCACCAGTGCTAACGCCAATGTCAGCGCCCGCGGCAGCGCTGGCCCAGCCAGCCCAGCCGGCCTTTGGCAGCTCAGCGCAGACGGGTTTTGGCTTGAAAACCACAGCCTCAGCCTTCAGCGTCCCTGCCAGCACAAAGAAAGCCTTTGGTGTAGTAGCCACCACCTCTGGCTTCAGAGCTACCACCCACACCACTAGCAGTGGGACCAGTAGCTCAGTGTTTGGCAGCTCAACTTCGTCCCCTTTCACGTTTGGGGGACCTGTAGCCCCAAGTGTTGGGCTCAGTGTGGCTGCCCCAGACACCAACTCCACCTCTGGGGCATTCAATTTTGGACCTGGACAGAGTGGTACCACAGGAACCACCACCCCCTTTGTGGGGGTCTTAAGTCAGAATGCCCTGGGGATTCCCAGCCAGGGCACACCATTTGCCTTTAACGTGGCCAGCACATCTGAGAGCAAACCTGTGTATGGAAGCATCTCCACACCTACCTTTGGGCGGAGCACCCTAACCGCTGGAGTGGGCACAGCGGGCAACAGCCTTTCCTTTGGGGTGTCCTCTATACCCACCCAAGGCTTTGTTGGAGTCGGGTCCTTTGGATCAGCAGGCCCTTCATTTTCCATTGGTGCGGGACCCAAGACCCCAGGTGCTCGACCAAGACTGCAGGCCCGAAGGCAGCACACCCGTAAGAAATAG